In Ptychodera flava strain L36383 chromosome 17, AS_Pfla_20210202, whole genome shotgun sequence, one genomic interval encodes:
- the LOC139116644 gene encoding melatonin receptor type 1B-B-like: protein MAFEKLNDTMNRTNTTLNKHHVLATDSLPALWITQLCGTLELLFAVGTLVGNIMFILIVIFKKNLRTWMNLFLVNLSLTDIISALFISLPTMHSYFHRVWRLGSLYCLIHNLLHPIMVSTSLWLTAFISINRYIYIVHNNMYRRLTNGITMTLAIIFAWSAPIVSQYTVYKDTSQSSYDPTAFRCLIPGTKVFIILLVYTPSFLVILWYILIIAHVLKSRLRVQDHASTQSQSSTVTVATPQELRMLLVVFGIFCLVLLGYLPAVFIIFIAKLQNRRPPIDGFILSYPLIHIGGVMNPFLYGVNNRHFKEAYKDLLTGKLIRCSKLSKTNQVVSATHTGQTSSTNQGHISVSLANSVV, encoded by the coding sequence ATGGCTTTTGAGAAACTTAACGATACGATGAACAGAACAAATACTACTCTCAACAAACACCACGTCCTGGCTACAGACTCTTTGCCTGCACTTTGGATAACACAACTGTGTGGAACACTAGAGCTACTCTTTGCAGTGGGAACACTGGTTGGGAACATCATGTTCATCTTGATCGTCATCTTCAAGAAGAATCTGAGAACATGGATGAACCTCTTCTTGGTTAATCTCAGTCTGACAGATATCATCTCGGCGCTCTTCATTTCTCTTCCGACCATGCACTCATACTTCCATCGAGTTTGGAGACTTGGATCCTTGTACTGTCTCATACACAACTTACTTCATCCTATCATGGTATCAACGTCGCTCTGGCTAACTGCGTTTATCTCCATCAATCGATACATCTATATCGTCCATAACAATATGTATCGGAGACTTACAAACGGAATCACCATGACTCTGGCCATTATCTTCGCCTGGAGCGCACCTATAGTGTCGCAATACAcagtgtacaaagacacttcACAGTCGTCTTATGATCCCACAGCATTTCGCTGTCTAATACCTGGGACAAAAGTCTTCATCATACTTCTCGTTTATACCCCTTCCTTTCTGGTCATTCTGTGGTACATCCTTATCATCGCCCATGTCTTAAAGAGCAGGCTCCGAGTACAAGATCACGCCTCCACACAGTCTCAGAGCTCAACTGTAACAGTTGCAACCCCACAAGAACTGCGCATGTTACTTGTGGTATTTGGTATTTTTTGCCTGGTTCTTCTTGGCTACCTGCCGGCtgtgtttattattttcattgcaaagttGCAGAACCGACGACCGCCAATCGATGGCTTCATCCTATCTTACCCCCTGATACACATTGGCGGAGTAATGAACCCATTTCTTTATGGCGTCAACAACAGACATTTCAAAGAAGCATACAAAGATCTCCTGACCGGTAAACTGATCCGTTGCTCAAAGTTGTCGAAAACGAACCAGGTGGTATCGGCAACACATACTGGGCAGACAAGCTCCACCAATCAAGGGCATATTTCAGTAAGCCTCGCTAACTCAGTTGTCTAA